The Bacillus vallismortis genome window below encodes:
- a CDS encoding 1-acylglycerol-3-phosphate O-acyltransferase: protein MYKFCANALKVILSLRGGVKVYNKENLPADSGFVIACTHSGWVDVITLGVGILPYQIHYMAKKELFQNKWIGSFLKKINAFPVDRENPGPSSIKTPIKLLKEGEIVGIFPSGTRTSEDVPLKRGAVTIAQMGKAPLVPAAYKGPSSGKGLFKKGKMKLIIGEPLQQADFAHLPSKERLAAMTEALNNSIKELENKLEQL from the coding sequence ATGTATAAGTTTTGTGCAAATGCTTTAAAAGTTATTCTTTCTCTTCGCGGAGGAGTGAAGGTGTATAACAAAGAAAACCTTCCGGCCGATTCAGGTTTTGTCATCGCGTGTACACACTCCGGCTGGGTTGATGTGATCACACTCGGAGTCGGGATTCTTCCTTATCAAATACACTACATGGCGAAAAAAGAGCTTTTTCAAAATAAATGGATCGGTTCGTTCTTGAAGAAAATCAATGCCTTTCCGGTAGATCGTGAAAATCCCGGACCAAGCAGTATTAAAACCCCGATTAAGCTGCTGAAAGAAGGAGAGATCGTCGGTATCTTCCCGAGCGGAACAAGGACCTCTGAGGACGTGCCTTTAAAAAGAGGCGCGGTGACAATTGCGCAAATGGGGAAAGCGCCGCTCGTTCCCGCTGCATATAAAGGACCTTCAAGCGGAAAGGGATTATTCAAAAAAGGAAAAATGAAGCTCATTATCGGTGAGCCGCTTCAGCAGGCTGATTTTGCCCACCTGCCGTCAAAAGAAAGACTTGCAGCCATGACAGAGGCTTTAAATAACAGTATTAAAGAGCTTGAAAACAAGCTGGAACAGCTATAA
- a CDS encoding aldo/keto reductase — MEYTSIADTEIKASRIGLGTWAIGGTMWGGTDEKQSIKTIRAALDEGITLIDTAPAYGFGQSEETVGKAIKEHGKRDQVILATKTAVDWKNNQLFRHANRARIIEEVEASLKRLQTDYIDLYQVHWPDPLVPIEETAEVMKELYDAGKIRAIGVSNFSVEQLDTFRAIAPLQTIQPPYNLFEREIEENVLPYAKDKQITTILYGSLCRGLLTGKMTEEYTFEGDDLRNHDPKFQQPRFKEYLSAVHQLDELAQTRYGKSVIHLAVRWILDQPGADIALWGARKPEQVDAVSKITDWTLSSEDHKDINTILKNTISDPVGPEFMAPPTREEI; from the coding sequence ATGGAATATACCAGTATAGCAGACACCGAAATAAAAGCCTCCAGAATCGGCCTGGGCACATGGGCGATTGGCGGAACCATGTGGGGAGGCACTGACGAGAAACAATCAATCAAAACCATCCGCGCCGCTCTTGATGAGGGGATCACACTGATTGACACCGCTCCGGCCTACGGCTTCGGGCAGTCCGAGGAAACCGTCGGGAAGGCGATCAAGGAGCACGGCAAAAGAGATCAGGTGATTCTCGCAACGAAAACGGCTGTGGACTGGAAGAACAACCAGCTCTTCCGCCATGCGAATAGAGCGAGAATCATAGAGGAAGTCGAGGCTTCTTTGAAACGGCTGCAAACGGATTATATTGATCTTTATCAGGTGCATTGGCCCGATCCGCTTGTGCCAATTGAAGAAACGGCGGAAGTCATGAAGGAATTATATGATGCCGGCAAAATCAGGGCGATTGGCGTCAGTAACTTTTCAGTTGAACAATTGGATACATTTCGCGCCATTGCACCGCTTCAAACGATTCAGCCTCCATATAATTTGTTTGAAAGAGAAATTGAAGAGAATGTTCTTCCATATGCGAAAGACAAACAGATTACAACGATATTATACGGCAGTTTATGCAGAGGGCTGCTAACAGGTAAAATGACCGAAGAGTACACGTTTGAGGGCGACGATCTGCGAAATCATGATCCAAAATTCCAGCAGCCCCGTTTTAAAGAGTATCTTTCTGCTGTTCATCAGTTGGATGAGCTGGCGCAGACACGTTATGGAAAATCAGTGATTCACTTGGCCGTCAGATGGATCTTAGATCAGCCGGGAGCGGATATCGCTCTTTGGGGGGCGAGAAAGCCTGAGCAGGTTGATGCGGTATCGAAGATTACAGACTGGACGCTGAGCAGTGAAGATCATAAAGACATCAATACCATATTGAAAAATACGATTTCAGACCCGGTCGGGCCCGAGTTTATGGCACCCCCGACCAGGGAGGAAATCTAA
- a CDS encoding hemolysin family protein, with the protein MDIVNLILVAVLIALTAFFVASEFAIIRIRGSRIDQLIAEGNKAAIAAKKVTTHLDEYLSACQLGITLTSIGLGVLGESTIERLLHPLFIQLNVPGSLSHVISFIFAYAIITFLHVVVGELAPKTVAIQKAEAVSMLFAKPLIWFYRIMFPFIWLLNNSARLLTKAFGLETVSENELAHSEEELRIILSESYKSGEINQSEFKYVNKIFEFDDRLAKEIMIPRTEIVSLPHDIKISEMMDIIQIEKYTRYPVEEGDKDNIIGVINIKEVLTACISGEVSVDSTISQFVNPIIHVIESAPIQDLLVKMQKDRVHMAILSDEYGGTAGLVTVEDIIEEIVGEIRDEFDIDEINEIRKIGEGHYILDGKVLIDQVNDLFGIHLENEEVDTIGGWFLTQKYDVEKDDSIIEEGCEFIINEIDGHHVAYIEVKKLAAEELVEAGEPKEA; encoded by the coding sequence TTGGACATAGTGAATTTGATTTTAGTTGCTGTTTTAATCGCCCTGACGGCATTTTTCGTGGCCTCTGAGTTTGCCATTATCAGAATCAGAGGCTCACGAATCGATCAGCTGATCGCGGAAGGAAATAAAGCAGCAATAGCCGCAAAAAAAGTGACTACGCATCTTGATGAATATTTATCTGCGTGTCAGCTCGGAATTACATTGACTTCCATTGGATTAGGGGTTTTAGGCGAGTCCACAATTGAAAGGCTGCTTCACCCGCTTTTCATACAATTGAATGTGCCAGGTTCCCTTTCACATGTCATATCGTTTATTTTTGCGTATGCCATTATCACGTTCCTGCACGTTGTTGTTGGAGAACTTGCGCCTAAGACAGTCGCCATCCAAAAGGCGGAAGCAGTGTCTATGCTGTTTGCGAAACCGCTGATTTGGTTTTACCGCATCATGTTCCCGTTCATTTGGCTTTTGAACAATTCCGCTCGGTTATTGACAAAAGCATTTGGCCTGGAGACCGTTTCAGAAAACGAACTGGCTCACTCTGAAGAAGAGTTGCGAATCATTCTGTCTGAAAGCTATAAAAGCGGTGAAATTAACCAGTCAGAGTTTAAATATGTGAATAAAATCTTTGAATTTGACGACAGGCTGGCGAAAGAAATTATGATTCCGCGGACTGAAATTGTCAGCCTTCCGCATGATATCAAGATTTCTGAAATGATGGACATCATTCAGATCGAAAAATATACCCGCTATCCTGTAGAAGAGGGCGATAAAGATAACATTATCGGGGTTATTAATATTAAAGAAGTGCTGACCGCCTGCATCAGCGGCGAGGTATCTGTTGATTCCACCATTTCTCAATTCGTCAACCCGATCATTCATGTCATTGAATCCGCGCCGATCCAAGACCTGCTTGTCAAAATGCAAAAAGACAGAGTCCACATGGCCATCCTGTCTGATGAATACGGCGGTACGGCCGGGCTTGTGACGGTTGAAGACATCATCGAAGAAATTGTCGGCGAAATCCGCGATGAATTTGATATTGATGAAATTAACGAAATCCGCAAAATCGGCGAAGGCCATTATATTCTTGACGGAAAAGTGTTAATCGATCAAGTAAACGACCTGTTCGGCATTCATTTAGAGAACGAAGAAGTCGATACGATCGGCGGCTGGTTCCTTACCCAAAAATACGATGTTGAAAAAGATGATTCTATCATCGAAGAAGGCTGCGAATTTATCATTAACGAAATCGACGGCCACCACGTCGCTTATATTGAAGTCAAAAAACTCGCGGCAGAAGAGCTGGTTGAAGCTGGAGAACCGAAAGAAGCATAA
- the sigM gene encoding RNA polymerase sigma factor SigM, whose protein sequence is MTIDEIYQMYMNDVYRFLLSMTKDKHLAEDLLQETFMRAYIHIHSYDHSKVKPWLFQVARNAFIDYVRKHKKEVTISDDLIGSLFQSAVQSPAHQVEIKEVLTGYMSELPDNYREALTLYYLKELNYKEASHIMNISEANFKSVLFRARQRLKALYNRGVNDE, encoded by the coding sequence GTGACGATCGATGAAATTTATCAAATGTACATGAATGATGTTTACAGGTTCCTGCTCTCCATGACAAAAGACAAGCATCTTGCCGAGGACTTGCTGCAGGAAACCTTTATGCGGGCATACATACACATTCACTCCTATGATCACAGCAAAGTAAAGCCCTGGCTTTTTCAAGTGGCGCGAAACGCCTTCATTGATTACGTCAGAAAGCATAAGAAAGAAGTAACCATTTCTGATGACTTAATCGGAAGCCTCTTTCAAAGTGCTGTTCAGAGCCCTGCTCATCAGGTAGAGATAAAGGAAGTGCTGACTGGTTATATGTCCGAGCTCCCCGATAATTATCGGGAGGCCTTAACGCTATATTATTTAAAAGAGCTAAATTACAAAGAAGCATCGCATATTATGAATATTTCAGAGGCGAATTTTAAAAGTGTTTTATTTCGCGCCAGACAGCGGCTGAAAGCACTTTATAATAGAGGTGTTAATGATGAATGA
- a CDS encoding NAD-dependent epimerase/dehydratase family protein has product MKVVVTGAAGKIGRWAVRTILEAGHDVTASDRVLTEESASKTFIQADLRDYGQVCQLIMGCDAVVHLGNIPTDVRNPSQAIFENNMLVNFNILEACKDFKVRKLVWASSETVLGYPFVPKELSYLPVDEEHPTIVKSSYAMAKRLTEILSDMFSKLMNTQIVTLRFANIYEPDEYEKIPGMHWNEKQKDIQKKNAWAYCDVRDAAHACLLAIEKNNIGNELFHITAPDTIMKEPSEDLVKRFFPEVSLKRDIKGYETLMAIDKAKKILGYEPRYTWRSVLNNDGSLKALPEDQLSLSKI; this is encoded by the coding sequence ATGAAAGTAGTGGTAACTGGAGCAGCAGGTAAAATAGGACGGTGGGCCGTAAGAACAATATTGGAGGCCGGCCACGATGTAACAGCATCAGATAGAGTATTAACAGAGGAATCAGCATCAAAAACATTTATCCAAGCCGATTTGCGGGATTACGGCCAAGTATGCCAGCTTATTATGGGCTGTGATGCTGTGGTCCATCTTGGGAATATTCCGACCGATGTCAGAAATCCCTCCCAGGCGATATTTGAAAATAATATGCTTGTTAACTTCAATATTTTGGAGGCTTGTAAAGATTTTAAAGTGCGTAAGCTTGTATGGGCTTCGAGCGAGACGGTGCTGGGATATCCGTTTGTGCCGAAAGAGCTCAGCTACCTTCCTGTAGACGAAGAGCATCCGACAATCGTAAAATCGTCTTACGCAATGGCAAAGCGTCTGACCGAGATCCTTTCAGATATGTTTTCAAAGCTGATGAATACACAAATTGTCACCCTCCGCTTTGCAAATATATATGAACCTGATGAGTATGAAAAAATTCCAGGCATGCATTGGAACGAAAAGCAAAAGGATATCCAAAAGAAAAATGCATGGGCGTATTGCGATGTGAGAGACGCTGCGCACGCTTGCCTGCTTGCAATCGAAAAAAACAATATCGGCAATGAGCTCTTCCACATTACGGCGCCGGATACCATCATGAAAGAACCGAGTGAAGACTTGGTAAAGCGGTTTTTCCCGGAAGTCTCTTTAAAGCGGGATATAAAAGGATATGAAACACTGATGGCGATTGATAAAGCGAAAAAGATCCTCGGTTATGAACCCCGTTATACATGGCGTTCTGTATTAAACAATGACGGCTCACTCAAAGCACTGCCAGAGGACCAGCTTTCATTATCCAAAATATAA
- a CDS encoding FAD-binding oxidoreductase — protein MMKIIVVGAGILGASTAYQLAKMGAEVLVIDRKDKGQATHAAKGIICPWLSPRRNQAWYKLAKAGAHFYPCFIEELRKAGEIETGYAPVGALSIHHEKEKIEKIEKRVQERKQDAPEIGDISFLSEFKTAGMFPLLAKRYHSIHISGAARVDGEMLRDALLRAAHRMGAVYLTGDAKLQYHSKRVTGVTVGDECYSADKVIVCAGVWADQLLAPLGIRFKVSVQKAQIIYVQVPDANNMDSWPAVMPPSKEYLLAYADKRMAIGATREDDIEGRDERITAGGLQELLNKGLEMAPGLANSTFQEARVGLRPITPGDVPVIGPLPGWDGIIAANGLGSSGLTMGPYMGQQLAKLALKMDVDIDLEEYDIKNAAEVQ, from the coding sequence ATGATGAAAATTATCGTAGTAGGGGCTGGAATTCTAGGAGCGTCAACAGCGTATCAGTTAGCCAAAATGGGGGCTGAGGTTCTTGTCATAGATCGGAAAGATAAGGGACAGGCCACCCATGCAGCGAAAGGCATTATTTGTCCATGGCTGTCACCGAGGCGAAATCAGGCGTGGTACAAGCTGGCAAAGGCAGGAGCGCACTTTTACCCTTGTTTCATAGAGGAGCTTAGAAAAGCAGGCGAGATAGAAACGGGTTATGCTCCGGTTGGTGCTCTTAGTATTCATCACGAGAAAGAAAAGATTGAAAAGATTGAAAAACGGGTGCAAGAACGCAAACAAGACGCCCCGGAAATCGGAGACATTTCTTTTCTATCTGAATTCAAAACCGCCGGCATGTTTCCATTGCTGGCTAAACGGTACCATTCAATTCATATAAGCGGAGCCGCCCGAGTGGATGGCGAGATGCTGAGAGATGCATTATTGCGTGCTGCTCATAGAATGGGCGCCGTTTATTTAACAGGCGATGCCAAGCTCCAATATCATTCGAAACGAGTGACAGGAGTAACCGTCGGTGATGAATGTTATTCTGCTGACAAGGTGATTGTTTGTGCCGGTGTATGGGCAGACCAATTGCTGGCGCCTTTAGGCATTCGCTTTAAAGTAAGCGTGCAAAAAGCGCAGATCATATATGTACAGGTTCCTGACGCAAACAATATGGACAGCTGGCCTGCTGTCATGCCGCCTTCTAAGGAATATCTGTTAGCTTATGCTGACAAGAGAATGGCCATCGGAGCGACTCGTGAAGATGATATAGAAGGCCGTGATGAACGGATCACGGCAGGCGGGCTGCAGGAATTGTTGAACAAAGGATTGGAAATGGCTCCTGGTTTAGCAAACAGCACCTTTCAAGAAGCAAGAGTCGGTTTACGACCGATTACACCGGGTGATGTGCCGGTGATCGGACCTCTTCCCGGCTGGGACGGGATCATAGCGGCAAATGGCCTTGGATCGTCCGGTTTGACAATGGGACCTTATATGGGGCAACAGCTGGCGAAGCTGGCTCTTAAAATGGACGTAGACATCGATTTAGAAGAATATGATATAAAAAATGCAGCAGAAGTTCAATGA
- a CDS encoding anti-sigma factor, which produces MMNEEFKKRFDQYKNGEMSDREMTAFEEELEKLEVYQELIDSELEDDNDWDVSISPEKQKAILAYGKRKSYLRISVLAVISTLMILPLCTLGSYLYYGMGGKQSTGNEFMETAAVTVALTMPNVLVDTSGLKSQVKLFGMNTEFPLQKQIGTKTVAVGNERVEMFYNKVKAPVVNYYDLEVHKTGHYFTHPSNASEQSTAKADQTLKTLPEGTVSEVYLSYDRAYPTKEIYNKFKGYDVSFLWNAIETENNNNEKVYAEPLGYPGKDSKFLAALNTKGKSNGDHFINALTFMSKHEKWAQVISKRKDLNVVKRLDYVEKNGVNVYGSVVTGPTKEIQSMLKNKSVKSANVGEVELWNW; this is translated from the coding sequence ATGATGAATGAAGAATTTAAAAAGCGTTTTGATCAATATAAAAATGGGGAAATGAGCGACCGGGAAATGACCGCATTTGAGGAAGAACTAGAGAAGCTCGAAGTGTATCAGGAACTGATTGATAGCGAGCTAGAGGACGATAACGATTGGGATGTCAGCATCAGTCCAGAAAAACAAAAAGCGATTTTAGCCTATGGGAAACGCAAGTCTTATTTACGAATTTCTGTCCTTGCCGTTATTTCGACCTTGATGATTTTGCCGCTTTGCACGCTGGGAAGCTACCTTTATTACGGAATGGGAGGAAAACAAAGCACCGGCAATGAGTTTATGGAAACCGCCGCAGTCACTGTAGCCCTGACCATGCCAAATGTTCTTGTCGATACATCCGGACTGAAAAGCCAAGTGAAGTTATTTGGCATGAATACCGAATTCCCGCTGCAAAAGCAGATCGGTACGAAGACAGTCGCAGTGGGGAATGAACGAGTTGAAATGTTTTATAATAAAGTGAAAGCGCCTGTCGTTAACTACTATGATTTAGAAGTGCATAAAACCGGCCATTACTTTACACACCCATCAAATGCGTCTGAACAATCCACTGCAAAAGCTGACCAAACGTTAAAGACATTGCCCGAAGGAACGGTTTCCGAGGTCTACCTTTCATATGACCGTGCATACCCGACAAAAGAAATATATAACAAATTCAAAGGGTATGATGTGAGCTTTTTGTGGAATGCAATTGAAACAGAGAACAACAACAATGAGAAAGTATACGCAGAGCCGCTTGGCTATCCCGGGAAAGATTCAAAGTTCTTGGCTGCGCTTAATACAAAAGGCAAGTCAAATGGCGATCATTTTATCAACGCCTTGACATTCATGTCCAAGCACGAAAAATGGGCGCAGGTTATTTCAAAACGAAAAGACCTGAATGTGGTTAAACGATTGGATTATGTAGAGAAAAACGGTGTCAATGTATACGGCTCGGTCGTTACAGGCCCAACCAAGGAAATCCAGAGCATGCTGAAAAACAAATCTGTAAAATCAGCGAATGTCGGCGAGGTGGAATTATGGAACTGGTAA
- the cueR gene encoding Cu(I)-responsive transcriptional regulator produces MVGRDIDGAETYRISELAKLAGVTKRTVDYYTNIGLLTPARSCSNYRYYDENALKRLIFIVDCKKQRLALSDIKDRLENQFPSSAKLDDEIGKLALEIDHMNQNISGILHRFERLKPEDRDKLKNKLPPDKLAVFQSFMLLLS; encoded by the coding sequence ATGGTTGGGAGGGATATAGATGGGGCTGAGACTTATCGCATCAGTGAACTAGCAAAACTTGCCGGAGTAACGAAACGAACAGTTGATTATTATACGAATATCGGTCTGCTTACGCCGGCCAGATCCTGTTCAAATTACCGTTACTACGATGAAAATGCACTTAAACGACTCATATTTATTGTAGATTGCAAGAAGCAGCGATTGGCCCTGTCCGATATTAAAGATCGACTGGAGAACCAGTTTCCCTCTTCAGCTAAACTTGATGATGAAATTGGTAAACTGGCATTAGAAATTGATCATATGAATCAAAATATCTCCGGAATCTTGCATCGGTTTGAACGGCTGAAGCCCGAGGATCGTGACAAGCTGAAAAACAAGCTCCCACCCGATAAGCTCGCCGTGTTCCAATCATTTATGCTGCTGTTAAGTTAA